GGGTTATGGCCATGAACATGAACAGTTCCATTTGGTGGATATGATTGCTAAGGTTTATCAAAAAGAAGTCGTTTTTGACCATCTGCGAACCTGGAATCATATCGGCGGTGGTGGCTTGAAATTTGAGAATCGGGAAGAAATTGCAGAACGAAGTCAAGGAATTTCTATATATTTTGGTTCTAGGCAATCCAATCTCTACTTTAACTTTTATGAGAAGCGCTACGAACTAGCCCGAAAAGAGGGGCTTAGTTTAGCAGAATCATTAGAAATATTTGGAATATGGAATCGCTATGAGTTGCGCTTCTCCCAAGCAAAGGCTAATGAAGCTATCAAAAGGTTTGTAGAAGGTACAGATTTAGCTGAAATTGCAAAAGGAGTTGTTAATGCTGAAATGCAGGTGTATGACCGCACAAATCAATACGGAGCTTTTCTGCCAGATAAGAAATGGCAAGCCCTCTTTGGCGGTACAGAAAAGCTGAAATTATCTGTTCGGCCAGAACCTTATAATATCGGTCGTACGATTAAGTGGCTCTTGCATCAAGTATCGGATAGTCTAGCTTTAGTGGAAGAAGCAGACAAAATCATGGATACCAAGTATCTGGAAATGATTTTAGATACCGGCTGTATAAATGAACGTGGCGAATTAATTTTGAAGGATATACAAGCCGATGTGCTACTAAAAAAATCAAAGGAGAGTACATGAAGCAAACAGCAGAAACTTATCTTGCCAGTAATATCCATCATTTAAACCAGGTCATAAAGCAGTTGGCTATCTTACTACCTGATCGTCAATTTTATCAACCAGAAATTCATGAAGTCCCTTTTGTGACTGATAGAAAACAGCTAAAAACAATGGCAGCCAAATTGCATTCCTTTGCTTACAGGGGAGACAAACAGCTACAGGCTCGCTATTATCAATTGTTATCCAGTTATCAAGATAGACTAGATGAATTAGTACGGTCAAAACGTCAAATCTGGGAAGAAACCTTATTAGAAGCAGATTTAGAGATAAAAGCTGCATTGTTATTGCTGACACTAAGTCAACATAAATAC
This window of the Streptococcus sanguinis genome carries:
- a CDS encoding replication initiation factor domain-containing protein; protein product: MPKARIIDGKHLVELRKATGLTQKEFAKAAAVSVDSLRSFERGRRALTTERFQLMKLALGYEISKSQRLRVMIDYLRITFKEVRNLAYFCQTFLHCDLKEFTSNDTRLMTYSHLWRRGDIWIFDYFDKEVTDNYQITLQLSGHGCRQMELILEKNGLTWYDLLQKMVYERSDMKVTRLDIAMDELYRGYGHEHEQFHLVDMIAKVYQKEVVFDHLRTWNHIGGGGLKFENREEIAERSQGISIYFGSRQSNLYFNFYEKRYELARKEGLSLAESLEIFGIWNRYELRFSQAKANEAIKRFVEGTDLAEIAKGVVNAEMQVYDRTNQYGAFLPDKKWQALFGGTEKLKLSVRPEPYNIGRTIKWLLHQVSDSLALVEEADKIMDTKYLEMILDTGCINERGELILKDIQADVLLKKSKEST